In the genome of Anabaena cylindrica PCC 7122, the window GTAGAGACTGTCTAGGGAACGTCTCTACTCTGGCTCTATCGTTAAGGTTGTTGATTTGGCTCTGACGATGCTGGTTGTTGCAAACGTCGCCGCCAGCTGCTAGGTTGAGGACTACTTTGACTATTGTTAGTGACTGGAGAAGCTGGAGTTGCTTCCCGTCTTCGTCTTCTTTTGGTTGTTTGTCCTGAAGATGAAGAAGCATTAGTTACTGCTGGATTTCTTCTTCTTCTGAGAGCTTCTCCCAAACGCTGACCTTTAGTTGCTGATGAAGTGGAAGCAGATTCTGTTGATGCTGCTGTGTTTCTGCTGCGGCGAATTCTTCTGGTGATTGGGTTCGGTTCTCTAGGAATATTTTCATTAACAGATGTTACTAATCTTCGGCTGCGTCTTGGTGTTTCGCTTGCAGAATTACTTGCATTGTTTGTAGATGCAGCGTTTCTTTGTTCTGATTCTCTTTGTTTCTTGCGTTCTTGCAGTTGGCGATGTCGTTGGGAACCTGCGATCGCATATTCAGTCCCAATACTAACACCTTGTCTACCTTCTGAACTGGGTTTGAGTTTCCACTTTTGCGCTCGATCTAAATGTTCTGCATCTAATTTCTCGTTACCACTAGATCTCAACAACCGCACCTTAGTAACATTACCCTGATTATCAGTATCAACAGCTACTTCAACTCTGCCCTCTACTCCTCTTCTCCTCGCCCAATCTGGATAATTTGTATCGCACTCCCGACAAGCAGCACGGCCATTACCTCTACCAGAGTTAGTACTTAATTTGGGAGTTGTTGGTGCAGTTGCAACTTTTGAACCACTACCGCTGCCACTACCACTACCACTGCCGCTGCCACTACCACTGCCACTACCACTACCGCTACCACTACCGCTACCACTGCCGCTGCCACTGCCACTACCACTACCACTGCCGCTACCACTGCCGCTACCACTACCGCTGCCACTGCCACTACCAAGAAGCCCTGATGAGTTTGATGTTACGGCACCATTCCCACCCACAGTACCTTGAGAGGGTTGTAAAACTCCTTGATTTGACCCATTATCTCTAATTCCTGCCAGCAATTTGCTTAAATTTGCACTAGATTGTGAAAATGCTTGTACTGTCGTGCTATCTCTAGATGAAGTTTGAGTAAGTATATTTTGAGGAGCAGACGCTTTTACTTGAGACTGTGGTTCTAATTTCCTTTCCGAGACAGGTTCTTTGGGTATAGATGGTAAAGGTTTAAGATCTTCTATTTTCGGAAATGGAACGACAGCAGATGCTACCTTGTTTTGTTGCGGCTTTAATTCAGATGTGGAAGAAATGTTATTGATACTCAAACCACCACCGCCACCGCCACCAGAACGACTGTTTGAATTAGTCAAAATCCGTGAATTTTCAGCAATATCAGGTTGTGTCAGTTCTAGTTTTTCTAGAGGTTTTGATTCTATCTTCGGTGGAGTTTCTACCATAGTAATTTCTAGTGGCTCTTCTGTCATTTCCGGCACTTTCATTAGTAGATTACCAATACCAGAAGCCAGTAACCCAATGTGTAGAGTTAACGATCCAATCAAACTATATGTTAAAAAAGTTCTCAGTGTTTTTATTTCTTGCTCTCGCTGCTGTAGGGCTATGCTAGAAAAATTCATATGTTTATTGCTAGATACTTTCATTAATTCTGGAAGAATATCAGAGATTTGATAAAAATGTCAATCGATAAATCTTAACTTTTATTTTTGCTCTTTTTATCTAAAATCTCTAATTAGGCAATGATTTTAGCGACTAAAACCCTAATAATAACGGTATTTTCACTATGGCTGGTATTAAAATCTTGACAAGAATTCCTATTTAGTTTAATTTAATTTGAGAAGTTATGTCAGTTAACTTAAACTCAATTACTTAGGAAAATTACTGAAAGGCTTGCAAATCAGACATGGATATTAAAAATCTGTTTATCGCAGGTGGTGTGGTAATGTGGCCCCTGCTTGGTTCTTCTGTGTTGGCGGTAGGGTTAATTATCGAACGGATCAAATTTTGGGCAAAAATCAGTACCCGTCAGCAACGGGTAGTCCGAAACGTGTTGAATCTCTATCGTCAGGATAATGTAGTAAGTACAATTGATACACTGCGAAAGAATGCAGATTTACCCATAGCGCGGATATTTTTAACAGCTTTAGAACTGGAAGAACCAAATCCAGAAGAATTTCGTTTGGCGTTGGAGAGTGAAGCCCAGGCAGAAATACCTTTGTTCAAAAGGTTTAATACAATTTTTGATACTATTATTGCCCTCGCGCCCCTGTTAGGATTACTGGGAACGGTATTGGGGTTGATTAGTTCTTTTGCTTCACTCAATCTTGGTGATGTTGGCGGAACAAAAACTGCGGGGGTAACTAGCGGTATTAGTGAAGCGTTGGTTTCCACTGCGTCTGGGTTAATTGTGGCAATTTTTACCCTTGTTTTTGCTAATACTTTCCGGGGATTTTATCAAAGGCAAATTGCTTTGATTCAAGAATATGGTGGTCATTTAGAACTATTATACCGTCGTCGCTACGAAAAAGGAGAAAAAGCGTATGCGTCTACAAGATGAGCCGGAAATTCCAGCACAGATTAATATTGTGCCGATGATTGATGTTATTTTTGCGATTTTGACATTTTTTATTATGTCAACGTTGTATTTAACTCGTTCCGAAGGTTTACCAGTTAGTTTACCTCAGGCAGCTACGGGTAAAACAGATCGTCCTGCACAGGTGACGGTGACAATTAATAAGAATGGAGAGATATTTTTGAACAAAAAAGCAATTAGTTTAGAACAATTAGAAACAGGAGTGAGAGAAAAGTTAGAACCGAAAACACAGTTGATGGTGGTACTAAATGCTGATGAAAAAGTTAATCATGGACAAGTGGTAGCGGTGATGGATAAAGTGCGACGGGTAGAAGGAGTGAAATTAGGTGTAGCTACACGGAAATAGTTTTAAAAGGATTCAGGAGTCATGAGTCAAGAAGGAAGGAAGCATAAAAACAAGACAGTATAAAGTATGACAACTGATTCTTTCATTTTTAACAGGCGGATAACACCAACGGTGGGAGGCTAATAATTTGATGAATTCGGCGGCTAAACCTGTGTTCAGCTTGGTTGTATGTGTGGTGCTGCTACTAGTTTGTTTGGTCTCTAGTGTCACGTTAGGGGCAGTAGAAATACCAATAAATAAGATTTTGACATCCTTTGTCAGCTTTGATGGTTCATATCAACATTTAGTTATTCAAACTGTCAGATTACCGCGATCGCTCATTGCCATTTTAGTCGGTGCAGCCCTGGCAGTATCTGGGGCATTAATGCAAGGTTTAACACGCAATCCCTTAGCAGATCCAGGTATTTTGGGCATTGAAGTCGGTGCAGCACTCACCGTAGTTATCACAACTTTTGTGTTTGGTACTTCATCAGTTGCTACCTTGACAATTGCGGCTTTTTTGGGTGCGGGAGTTACAGCAACTTTAGTCTACTTCCTGGGTTCACTGGGAAAGGGAGGTGCTACCCCACTCAATCTCACAGTAGCAGGTGCAGCACTGACAGCTTTAATTTCTTCCCTCACCACTGCGATTTTAATCATCAGTCAACGCACATTAGAAGAAATTAGATTTTGGTTAGCTGGTTCATTAGCAGGTAGAGATACCACTATACTCGTTTCCGCACTACCGTTTATCATCATCGGCTTAGTAATTGCCTTTGCTTTGGGTAGACAAATTACCACCATGAGTCTAGGTGACGATGTAGCCAAAGGCTTAGGTCAAAAAACAGCCTGGATAAAAATCCTGACTGCCCTCAGCGTAGTTTTACTAGCAGGAAGTTCAGTAGCCCTTGCTGGTCCCATCGGTTTTATTGGTTTAGTTGTTCCCCACATAGTCCGATTTTTCATTAAAACCGATTATCGCTGGATTTTGCCTTATTCCGCTGTTGTGGGGGCAACTCTGCTCTTAGT includes:
- a CDS encoding energy transducer TonB, translated to MNFSSIALQQREQEIKTLRTFLTYSLIGSLTLHIGLLASGIGNLLMKVPEMTEEPLEITMVETPPKIESKPLEKLELTQPDIAENSRILTNSNSRSGGGGGGGLSINNISSTSELKPQQNKVASAVVPFPKIEDLKPLPSIPKEPVSERKLEPQSQVKASAPQNILTQTSSRDSTTVQAFSQSSANLSKLLAGIRDNGSNQGVLQPSQGTVGGNGAVTSNSSGLLGSGSGSGSGSGSGSGSGSGSGSGSGSGSGSGSGSGSGSGSGSGSGSGSGSGSGSKVATAPTTPKLSTNSGRGNGRAACRECDTNYPDWARRRGVEGRVEVAVDTDNQGNVTKVRLLRSSGNEKLDAEHLDRAQKWKLKPSSEGRQGVSIGTEYAIAGSQRHRQLQERKKQRESEQRNAASTNNASNSASETPRRSRRLVTSVNENIPREPNPITRRIRRSRNTAASTESASTSSATKGQRLGEALRRRRNPAVTNASSSSGQTTKRRRRREATPASPVTNNSQSSPQPSSWRRRLQQPASSEPNQQP
- a CDS encoding MotA/TolQ/ExbB proton channel family protein, producing MDIKNLFIAGGVVMWPLLGSSVLAVGLIIERIKFWAKISTRQQRVVRNVLNLYRQDNVVSTIDTLRKNADLPIARIFLTALELEEPNPEEFRLALESEAQAEIPLFKRFNTIFDTIIALAPLLGLLGTVLGLISSFASLNLGDVGGTKTAGVTSGISEALVSTASGLIVAIFTLVFANTFRGFYQRQIALIQEYGGHLELLYRRRYEKGEKAYASTR
- a CDS encoding ExbD/TolR family protein, yielding MRLQDEPEIPAQINIVPMIDVIFAILTFFIMSTLYLTRSEGLPVSLPQAATGKTDRPAQVTVTINKNGEIFLNKKAISLEQLETGVREKLEPKTQLMVVLNADEKVNHGQVVAVMDKVRRVEGVKLGVATRK
- a CDS encoding FecCD family ABC transporter permease; this encodes MNSAAKPVFSLVVCVVLLLVCLVSSVTLGAVEIPINKILTSFVSFDGSYQHLVIQTVRLPRSLIAILVGAALAVSGALMQGLTRNPLADPGILGIEVGAALTVVITTFVFGTSSVATLTIAAFLGAGVTATLVYFLGSLGKGGATPLNLTVAGAALTALISSLTTAILIISQRTLEEIRFWLAGSLAGRDTTILVSALPFIIIGLVIAFALGRQITTMSLGDDVAKGLGQKTAWIKILTALSVVLLAGSSVALAGPIGFIGLVVPHIVRFFIKTDYRWILPYSAVVGATLLLVADITARVVLKPQELPVGVMTALVGAPFFVYLAKSKVKK